Genomic window (Gammaproteobacteria bacterium):
CCTCATCGTCGCGAACGGCGACGAGCAGCCCTACGCGATCGGCGCGCAGCTCCCAGGCGGCGTGATGATCCGCGCCATCTACCCGGACCGGGTGCTGCTGGAACGGGACGGCCGGGTGGAAGCGCTACGCCTGCCGAAGATCGGCGACAGCAGCGGTGGCTTGGCCACGGCGCCGCAGGCGGCCATGCGCGGCCAGTCCGCACCGCCCCAGAACCTGGGCCAGCTGCGCCAGGAGATCATGAACAACCCGCAGCGGCTCATGGACGTGGTGCGTGCCATGCCGGTGATGGACCATGGCAAGCTGACGGGCTACCGGATCTACCCTTCCGGCAACCCTTCGGCCTTCAACCAGCTGGGCCTCAGGCCAGGGGATGTGGTGACCTCGGTCAACGGCATCCCGCTCACGGACCCGGCCCAGAGCATGCGGGTGCTGTCGAGCCTCAAGACCAGCGAGCAGATCAGCATCGGGCTGGTGCGCAACGGCCAGGTCCAGACCCAGGTGCTGCAGATGCCCCCGCCGGGCCTGCAGGAGAACCTGCAACAGCAGCAGGACACGGATGACAACTCCGACGATGAGAACCCGGACGATTCACCATGAAACATGGCGCCATGACATCCATATATATTAAGGTGTGCGCGTGACACACACCCCGCATACCCCCCGCCCCCGGCGCCTGCCCGCCCTGGTCCTGGGCGCGCTGCTCGCGTCCGCACTGTTGCCGGCACGGGCCGCCGACGAGGGCGGCATCACCTTGAACTTCAAGGACGCGGACATCCGCGAGGTGGCGGCCACCATCGGCCAGATCACCCACCGCAACTTCATCATCGACCCGCGCGTGCAGGGCCGCGTCACGGTGGTCTCGTCCAAGCCGGTGAGCGCGGACGCGGTCTACGCCACCTTCCTGTCTGTGCTGGAGGTGCATGGCCTCGCCGCTGCGCCCGCCGGCCAGGTCATCAAGATCGTGCCTTCGCTGGAAGCGCGCCAGATGCCGGGACCGGACTACAACTCCAACACGCCGGGCGACGCGGTGGTGACGGAGGTGGTGCAGATCAGCAACGTGTCCGCCACCCAGTTGGTGCCGGTGCTCCGCCCGCTGATGTCCACCGAGGCGCAGCTCGCCGCCTACCCCGCCTCCAACGTGCTGATCATGTCGGACCGGGCCAGCAACATCACCCGCATGCTGGAGATCATCCAGCGCATCGACCAGGCCACCGCCAACGACGTGGAGGTGATGACGCTGCAGAACGCGCCGGCCTCCGACGTGGTGCAGGTGCTGACCACGCTGATGCAGGCGGACGCCAGCGGCCAGAACGGCGCGCCGCTAAAGCTCGTGGCGGACGAGCGCACCAACAGCATCCTGGTGAGCGGCGACCGCGGCCAGCGCCTGCACGTACGCGCGCTCGTCACCCAGCTCGACATGCCGCTGGAGAGCGGGAACACCCAGGTGGTGTACCTGCGCTACGCCAAGTCCAAGGACATCTCCGACGAGCTCAAGGGCTACGTCACCGACCTGCAGAAGCAGGGCGGTGGCGGCGGCAAACCGGCGGCGGGCGGAGGCGGCGGTGCCGCCAACGCCGACATCTCGGTGATCCCGGACGACCGCACCAATTCGCTCATCATCACCGCGCCGCCCAAGCTCATGCGCTCCATCCAGGACGTGCTGGCCAAGCTCGACATCCGCCGCGCCCAGGTGCTGGTGCAGGCGATCGAGGCGGAACTCACCTCCGACCGCTCCGCCGAGCTCGGCGTCACCTGGGTGGCGGACGCGGCCAACAACGGCGGCGTCGGCCTCACGGACTTCAGCAATACCGGCGCCGGCATCATCGGCGTGGGCCAGGGAGCGCTGGCGGCGAGCCAGGGCGGCGGCACCACCGGCTTCACCCCGCCCCAGGGCCTCACCCTCGGCGTCGGCAAGATCGGCAGCAACGGCTTCAACTTCGCGGCCCTGCTGCGCGCCCTCTCCGGCGACGGCGAGACCAACATCCTCTCCACCCCC
Coding sequences:
- the gspC gene encoding type II secretion system protein GspC codes for the protein MEATLRRWTSSLQNSGPAVVMVILILVLAWLLADLTWSFIPRKQDQAAAPAAALPAAARQVDAADVAAKHLFGNAAAPAANTANAPDTTLALTLHGIVAGKRAADSRALIVANGDEQPYAIGAQLPGGVMIRAIYPDRVLLERDGRVEALRLPKIGDSSGGLATAPQAAMRGQSAPPQNLGQLRQEIMNNPQRLMDVVRAMPVMDHGKLTGYRIYPSGNPSAFNQLGLRPGDVVTSVNGIPLTDPAQSMRVLSSLKTSEQISIGLVRNGQVQTQVLQMPPPGLQENLQQQQDTDDNSDDENPDDSP
- the gspD gene encoding type II secretion system secretin GspD; translated protein: MTHTPHTPRPRRLPALVLGALLASALLPARAADEGGITLNFKDADIREVAATIGQITHRNFIIDPRVQGRVTVVSSKPVSADAVYATFLSVLEVHGLAAAPAGQVIKIVPSLEARQMPGPDYNSNTPGDAVVTEVVQISNVSATQLVPVLRPLMSTEAQLAAYPASNVLIMSDRASNITRMLEIIQRIDQATANDVEVMTLQNAPASDVVQVLTTLMQADASGQNGAPLKLVADERTNSILVSGDRGQRLHVRALVTQLDMPLESGNTQVVYLRYAKSKDISDELKGYVTDLQKQGGGGGKPAAGGGGGAANADISVIPDDRTNSLIITAPPKLMRSIQDVLAKLDIRRAQVLVQAIEAELTSDRSAELGVTWVADAANNGGVGLTDFSNTGAGIIGVGQGALAASQGGGTTGFTPPQGLTLGVGKIGSNGFNFAALLRALSGDGETNILSTPSVVTLDNQEATIKVTQKVPFVTGQYTGATTGSSTNTGSAVINPFQTVDREDVGITLKITPQINEGDSVQLKIDQTVSNLTATSVGGQPVTDEREITTNVLAKNGEIVVLGGLIDHALTESQQQVPVLGSIPLIGNLFKYRSTSNIKRNLMVFIQPTILRDSETSQRYTNDRYNYLRNMQLKDRSDVQLMPGQERPLLNDLQKLDSARTPAGPAAPQEQRVPAPVPATVPNAQRARPAAPTPVPPA